The Deltaproteobacteria bacterium genome window below encodes:
- the efp gene encoding elongation factor P — translation MLVPATQLRVGMVVMHNNDLHRLMELTHVTPGNWRGFVRTKLRNLRSGLQTEHRFRSEDKVDRITLEQLEMEYLYQSGDDFFFMNSENYDQLSLTKEALGDSVNYLISNLKIKVDYHEGNPVGIALPKTVDLQITDTPPSMKSATVTNELKPATTETGLVVRVPSFLEVGETIRVDTESGAYVSRAK, via the coding sequence ATGCTCGTACCGGCAACCCAGTTGCGCGTGGGCATGGTCGTTATGCACAACAACGATCTCCACCGCCTCATGGAGCTTACCCATGTGACCCCAGGAAACTGGCGTGGCTTCGTGCGCACGAAACTGCGCAACCTGCGCTCAGGACTGCAAACCGAACACCGCTTCCGCTCGGAAGATAAGGTTGATCGCATCACGCTCGAACAATTGGAAATGGAGTATCTCTACCAGTCCGGGGACGATTTCTTTTTCATGAATTCGGAAAATTACGATCAACTGTCGCTCACGAAAGAGGCCTTGGGCGATTCCGTAAACTATTTGATCTCGAACCTCAAAATCAAAGTGGATTACCACGAAGGCAATCCCGTCGGCATTGCGTTGCCGAAGACCGTCGATTTACAGATCACCGACACCCCGCCGAGCATGAAATCGGCCACCGTCACCAACGAACTTAAGCCCGCCACCACGGAAACCGGCCTTGTTGTCCGTGTTCCGAGTTTCCTTGAGGTGGGAGAAACGATCCGCGTCGATACGGAATCCGGGGCGTATGTCTCGCGCGCCAAGTAG
- a CDS encoding type II toxin-antitoxin system VapC family toxin, producing the protein MRLLLDTHAFLWFILDEPQLSSAARALIADPRNQIEVSPATYWEIAIKIRLKKYVLPDPFQEFMEREIAINRFSILHVEPRHVAPLTTLPFHRKDPFDRLLVVQAMVEQIPLVSNDSVLDAYPIRRLW; encoded by the coding sequence ATGAGGCTTCTCCTCGATACGCACGCCTTCTTGTGGTTCATCTTGGATGAGCCGCAACTGAGTTCAGCGGCGAGGGCGTTGATCGCCGACCCGAGGAATCAAATCGAGGTGAGTCCAGCGACGTACTGGGAAATCGCAATCAAGATCCGACTTAAAAAATACGTTTTGCCAGATCCTTTTCAGGAATTCATGGAACGAGAAATTGCCATCAATCGGTTCAGCATCCTGCATGTAGAGCCTCGACACGTCGCTCCATTAACAACCCTTCCCTTCCATCGCAAAGACCCCTTCGACCGCTTGCTGGTCGTACAGGCGATGGTTGAGCAGATCCCACTGGTGAGTAACGACTCCGTCTTGGATGCTTATCCTATCCGACGGCTGTGGTAG
- a CDS encoding nuclear transport factor 2 family protein yields the protein MNEQREVEAANRAFYQAFETLDIEEMEKVWLRATHIKCVHPGWPLLVGWGPVMASWERIFDNAFGMRFTLTDVRVVVNGNFGWVMLIEELETQGYDGPSRSQILTTNLFEKQDGQWFIVHHHASPIFAPPSRGEDRLQ from the coding sequence ATGAACGAGCAACGCGAAGTCGAGGCAGCGAATCGGGCGTTTTACCAAGCGTTCGAGACCCTGGATATCGAAGAGATGGAGAAAGTGTGGCTGCGCGCCACGCATATCAAATGCGTCCACCCAGGGTGGCCTCTGCTGGTTGGGTGGGGACCGGTCATGGCCAGTTGGGAGCGGATTTTCGATAACGCTTTCGGCATGCGGTTTACGCTCACGGATGTCCGCGTGGTAGTGAATGGCAACTTCGGCTGGGTCATGCTCATCGAAGAACTGGAAACCCAAGGATACGATGGCCCGTCGCGCTCCCAGATTCTCACCACCAACCTCTTCGAGAAACAGGACGGTCAGTGGTTTATCGTGCATCATCACGCCTCGCCGATTTTTGCGCCGCCGTCGAGGGGAGAGGATCGGCTGCAGTAG
- a CDS encoding cupin domain-containing protein, protein MEVFKEVFSQLRFSIEKMQKVNLFDTERMFCDVYCFEAGQEQTPHAHKGSDKVYYVLQGQARIRVGHETKELGPGGAALAPAGSDHGVQNPGPERLTVLVFMAPKP, encoded by the coding sequence ATGGAAGTCTTCAAAGAAGTTTTCTCTCAGCTCCGGTTCTCCATCGAGAAAATGCAAAAGGTGAATCTGTTCGACACCGAACGGATGTTCTGCGATGTCTATTGCTTCGAGGCCGGACAGGAGCAAACCCCGCATGCCCACAAAGGGTCCGACAAAGTGTACTACGTCCTGCAAGGACAAGCGCGCATTCGCGTCGGGCACGAGACGAAAGAACTCGGCCCTGGCGGTGCCGCCCTGGCACCAGCCGGCTCGGACCATGGAGTGCAGAACCCTGGGCCGGAGCGCTTAACCGTCCTGGTCTTTATGGCCCCCAAACCCTGA